Proteins encoded in a region of the Clostridium butyricum genome:
- the thrC gene encoding threonine synthase has translation MKFRSTRGLEKEIASAKAIINGISKDGGLYVPDDFPKVYDELKKNTKIQYEDLAFKVINEYFTDIDDAELMGAINDAYNGRFEVKVEKNFLELYHGPTCAFKDAALLFLPQIMKRAKKICNVKEDITILTATSGDTGKAALEGFAKVEGFKVVVYYPKNGVSPIQERQMVSQEGNNVKVIGIKGNFDDAQTGVKEIFGDNEFRSGLVDKGYILSSANSINIGRLVPQIVYYFYGYFNLVNQGVIKLDDPINVVVPTGNFGNILAGYYAKQMGLPIDKFICASNENKVLTDFFETGVYDKKRELVLTESPSMDILVSSNLERLLYEACGRDCEVVANLMKQLNTNGVYEVNDKIKEFIKIFYGNYATTEEVYDAIREVYEKENYVMDTHTAVAYVVKEKYKKETKDHKPALVVSTASPFKFPRSICNALNVDVDGINDFEVLKKLSEATENEIPKNLANLENSEVLHNEVWDKSQMRDALLAYLNA, from the coding sequence ATGAAGTTTAGAAGTACTAGGGGCTTAGAAAAGGAAATAGCTTCAGCCAAAGCAATAATAAATGGAATTTCAAAAGATGGTGGTTTATACGTGCCAGATGATTTTCCAAAGGTTTATGATGAACTAAAGAAAAATACAAAGATACAATATGAAGATTTAGCATTTAAAGTAATTAATGAGTACTTTACTGATATTGATGATGCAGAATTAATGGGGGCGATTAATGATGCATATAATGGAAGATTTGAAGTAAAAGTAGAAAAAAATTTCTTAGAATTATATCATGGGCCAACTTGTGCATTTAAGGATGCAGCGCTATTATTTTTGCCTCAAATAATGAAAAGAGCAAAGAAGATTTGTAATGTTAAAGAAGATATAACAATTTTAACTGCAACTTCTGGAGATACTGGGAAGGCAGCACTTGAGGGGTTTGCAAAAGTAGAAGGTTTTAAAGTTGTTGTTTATTATCCAAAGAATGGTGTAAGTCCAATTCAGGAAAGACAAATGGTAAGTCAAGAAGGAAACAATGTTAAGGTCATTGGAATTAAAGGAAATTTCGATGATGCTCAAACTGGAGTTAAAGAAATATTTGGGGATAATGAATTCAGGAGTGGATTAGTGGACAAGGGCTATATATTATCATCTGCTAATTCAATCAATATAGGAAGACTTGTACCACAGATAGTGTATTATTTTTATGGATATTTTAATTTAGTAAATCAAGGGGTAATTAAATTAGATGATCCAATTAATGTTGTTGTTCCAACAGGGAACTTTGGAAATATTCTAGCAGGATATTATGCTAAACAAATGGGATTACCAATAGATAAGTTTATATGTGCATCAAACGAAAATAAAGTGTTGACTGATTTCTTCGAAACTGGAGTTTATGATAAGAAGAGAGAGTTAGTTTTAACAGAATCTCCTTCAATGGATATACTTGTATCATCAAATCTTGAAAGATTGCTATATGAAGCATGTGGAAGAGACTGTGAAGTTGTAGCAAATTTAATGAAACAGTTAAATACAAATGGTGTGTATGAAGTAAATGATAAAATAAAGGAATTTATAAAAATCTTTTATGGTAATTATGCAACAACAGAAGAAGTGTATGATGCAATAAGAGAAGTTTATGAAAAAGAGAATTATGTTATGGATACACATACAGCAGTTGCATATGTAGTTAAAGAAAAATATAAAAAAGAAACTAAAGACCATAAACCAGCTTTAGTTGTCTCAACAGCAAGTCCATTTAAATTCCCAAGAAGTATTTGTAATGCACTTAATGTAGATGTAGATGGAATTAATGATTTTGAAGTACTTAAGAAATTATCAGAAGCGACAGAAAATGAAATTCCTAAGAATTTAGCAAACTTAGAAAATTCAGAAGTACTACATAATGAAGTTTGGGATAAAAGCCAGATGAGAGATGCGTTATTGGCTTATCTTAATGCATAG
- the thrB gene encoding homoserine kinase, with translation MIKVRVPATSANMGPGFDSLGLGLTLYNEFEFKEIESGLKFNGIPEEFCNEENIIYKAMKYCFDKAGYKFKGLEISEIKQDVPISRGLGSSSTCIVGGLVGANEILGKKFSEDELLDMAVEIEGHPDNVAPALLGGMVVAIHEENKTFYDKVNIKGGLKFIAVVPNFRLSTEKARSVLPKSITLKDGVYNVSRAALMVASFTSGNYELIKYACKDAFHQNYRSKLIPGFEKVYNKSYELGALGCYLSGAGPTIMVIIDEKDERFSNKLEKFLNEENLQWDILELSLDSEGATIIKGDY, from the coding sequence ATGATTAAGGTTAGAGTACCAGCTACATCGGCAAATATGGGACCAGGATTCGATTCATTAGGGTTAGGGCTAACATTATATAATGAATTTGAATTTAAGGAAATAGAAAGTGGTTTAAAGTTTAACGGAATACCAGAAGAATTTTGTAATGAAGAAAACATTATTTATAAAGCAATGAAATATTGTTTTGATAAAGCGGGCTATAAATTTAAAGGATTAGAAATAAGCGAAATTAAGCAAGATGTACCAATATCAAGAGGTCTAGGAAGTAGCTCCACATGTATAGTTGGGGGACTAGTTGGAGCTAATGAAATATTAGGAAAAAAATTTTCTGAAGATGAATTATTGGATATGGCAGTAGAAATAGAAGGCCATCCAGATAATGTTGCACCAGCCCTTCTTGGTGGCATGGTTGTTGCAATACATGAAGAAAATAAAACCTTCTATGATAAGGTAAATATAAAAGGTGGGCTGAAGTTTATTGCAGTAGTACCTAACTTCAGATTATCTACTGAAAAGGCGCGAAGTGTGTTACCAAAGTCAATTACTTTGAAAGATGGGGTCTATAATGTTTCAAGGGCAGCACTTATGGTAGCAAGTTTCACAAGTGGTAATTATGAGTTAATAAAGTATGCATGTAAAGATGCCTTTCATCAAAATTACAGAAGTAAGTTGATTCCTGGTTTTGAAAAGGTGTATAATAAGAGCTATGAATTGGGAGCACTAGGTTGTTACCTTAGTGGAGCAGGGCCTACAATCATGGTTATTATCGACGAAAAGGATGAGCGCTTTAGCAATAAGCTTGAAAAGTTTTTAAACGAAGAAAATTTACAATGGGATATATTGGAATTATCTTTAGATAGTGAAGGGGCAACCATTATAAAGGGTGATTACTGA
- a CDS encoding ACT domain-containing protein — MSGNYLVIDKRVLPDVYEKVLFAKKLLKDGKIKEITEAVKIAGISRSVYYKYKDHVFDFSETSEGRKVTYNIILKNEKGVLSIISNYIAEQGGDILTINQGIPLNGYANLSITIDLSCVDGDIKTLTDGLSNLKNIEKVEFIGME; from the coding sequence ATGAGTGGAAATTACTTGGTTATAGATAAGAGGGTTTTACCTGATGTTTATGAAAAAGTTCTTTTTGCTAAAAAACTATTAAAAGATGGAAAGATTAAAGAAATTACAGAGGCAGTGAAGATTGCTGGAATAAGCAGAAGTGTATATTACAAATATAAGGACCATGTATTTGATTTTTCAGAAACATCTGAAGGAAGAAAAGTTACTTACAATATCATTTTAAAGAATGAAAAAGGAGTCCTATCAATTATAAGTAATTACATCGCGGAGCAAGGTGGTGACATCTTAACAATAAATCAAGGTATTCCTCTTAATGGATATGCTAATTTAAGCATAACTATTGATTTATCTTGTGTAGATGGAGATATCAAAACATTGACAGATGGATTAAGCAACTTGAAAAATATTGAAAAAGTTGAATTCATTGGAATGGAATAG
- a CDS encoding site-specific integrase encodes MPTYKNKEKNTFYCSFYYTDWTGKKCRKKKEGFKRERDAKQFEIDFLNKIKNNCDMPFNTLVNLYLEDISTKVRSTTFANKKHLIELKIIPYFENLIITEITPNHVREWQNTLKKNDYSQTYLKSINNQLSAIFNFAIRYYGLHSNPALRAGSMGKKNADSMDFWTLDEFKRFLKYNDKIISKIAFKILFWTGMRRGELLALTYNDIDTVNKTININKTYTKLNGKDVVNPPKTPKSKRVISIPDHLANEIETFKDALYDYNENDRVFDFGLPYLLREMKRICKESGVKKIRIHDLRHSHASLLIELGFSPILISERLGHEKIQTTLDIYSHLYPNKDSLVSKKLNDLY; translated from the coding sequence ATGCCAACATATAAGAATAAAGAAAAAAATACATTTTACTGTTCTTTCTACTATACAGACTGGACTGGTAAAAAATGCAGAAAAAAGAAAGAAGGATTCAAAAGAGAAAGAGATGCAAAACAGTTTGAAATAGATTTTCTAAATAAAATCAAAAATAATTGTGATATGCCTTTTAATACATTAGTGAATTTATATTTAGAAGATATTTCAACAAAAGTAAGATCTACAACATTTGCAAATAAAAAACACCTTATAGAATTAAAAATAATTCCGTACTTTGAAAATTTAATTATTACAGAGATAACACCTAATCATGTTAGAGAGTGGCAAAACACTCTTAAAAAGAACGACTACTCTCAAACATACTTGAAATCAATAAATAATCAATTAAGTGCAATATTTAATTTTGCAATTAGATATTATGGACTACATAGCAATCCTGCTCTTAGAGCTGGAAGTATGGGTAAAAAAAATGCTGACTCAATGGACTTTTGGACATTGGATGAATTCAAAAGGTTTCTAAAATATAATGATAAGATAATATCTAAAATAGCATTTAAGATATTATTTTGGACTGGCATGAGACGTGGAGAACTACTAGCTCTGACATATAATGATATTGATACAGTAAATAAAACCATTAATATTAATAAGACTTATACTAAACTAAATGGAAAAGATGTAGTAAACCCTCCTAAAACTCCAAAGAGTAAACGAGTTATATCTATACCAGATCATCTGGCCAATGAAATTGAAACTTTTAAAGATGCTCTTTATGATTACAATGAAAATGATAGAGTATTTGATTTTGGATTACCATATTTATTACGTGAAATGAAACGGATATGCAAAGAAAGCGGTGTTAAAAAAATAAGAATACATGATCTTCGCCATTCACATGCATCCTTATTAATAGAACTTGGTTTTTCTCCCATACTAATCTCTGAAAGGTTAGGTCATGAGAAGATACAAACTACATTGGATATATATTCACATCTGTATCCTAACAAAGATAGTTTAGTCTCTAAAAAGCTTAATGATTTATATTAG
- a CDS encoding ImmA/IrrE family metallo-endopeptidase — MNIFFKILNLISFEGIILEEFDSIKILSDGIYFKIPNCPPTIGISSSIINDSKKYLSTLGEELGHHFTTDSNLMLKSKKYSDKILKDKNEFKAKTWASNFLITDKEFVQALNSCIVSKYEMAEYFNVTEEIINYKISSIISDEDKYMNIRKNFMLKEIQYNSCNI, encoded by the coding sequence ATGAACATATTTTTCAAAATATTAAACTTAATTTCTTTTGAAGGAATTATCCTTGAAGAATTTGATTCAATTAAAATTTTATCAGATGGCATATATTTTAAAATTCCGAATTGTCCTCCCACTATAGGTATAAGCTCATCAATAATCAATGATAGTAAAAAGTATCTATCGACATTAGGTGAAGAACTAGGACATCATTTTACTACGGATTCTAATTTAATGCTCAAATCAAAAAAATACTCAGATAAAATCCTCAAAGATAAAAATGAATTTAAAGCTAAGACATGGGCATCAAATTTTTTAATCACAGATAAAGAATTTGTACAAGCTCTTAACAGCTGCATAGTATCTAAATATGAAATGGCAGAGTATTTTAATGTAACTGAAGAAATAATTAATTATAAAATATCATCTATTATTTCTGATGAAGATAAATATATGAATATAAGAAAAAATTTCATGCTCAAAGAAATTCAATATAATTCATGCAATATATAG
- a CDS encoding TIR domain-containing protein, with translation MAKKKVCISFDYDHDNRYRNLLKAWDANENFEFSLNDRTPNEIDSENYSVVKSVLTKKIKSATYLLVIIGKHANEKHPRSSEIGDINWMNWEINKAKDENVKLVAVKIDSSYTSPLAIYDSGAKWAMSFTQDSIIKALNAAASK, from the coding sequence ATGGCTAAGAAAAAAGTTTGTATTAGCTTTGACTATGATCATGACAACCGTTATAGAAATCTTTTAAAGGCCTGGGATGCCAATGAAAATTTTGAGTTTTCTCTTAATGATAGAACTCCAAATGAAATAGATAGTGAAAACTATAGTGTAGTTAAAAGTGTATTAACTAAAAAAATAAAATCTGCTACTTACCTATTGGTAATAATAGGTAAACATGCAAATGAAAAGCATCCACGTTCTTCAGAAATTGGAGATATAAATTGGATGAATTGGGAAATAAATAAGGCTAAAGATGAGAATGTAAAACTAGTTGCTGTAAAAATCGATAGTTCTTACACTTCACCATTAGCAATTTACGATTCAGGTGCTAAATGGGCAATGAGCTTTACTCAAGATTCAATAATAAAAGCTTTAAATGCAGCTGCAAGTAAATAA
- a CDS encoding DUF4236 domain-containing protein: protein MGFRFRKSKNFGPFRINVSKSGIGWSVGTKGLRYTKRADGKRQTTLSVPGTGISYVDVHGNNKKKSEPSYPTSNNSYIPNNNNNKPPFYKQKWFMWLMLLFIPPVGIVLMWLYSEYKKVPKVVLSLFFGIVAIAAYTGQSTTHPVTTSNNDTVVTQEQTLSQNNKENDPIDESIISEEPKLTGWQNINNITYYYDNDGNPKAGWIEDNNKYYYCDNNGVMKTGWIQDNNEYYYCSSDGSMQKGWVQDNGNWYYLNDNGTMAKNITKDGYTINSSGIATKEVVQASQNNTQSNSNTTYNNSSQASNSIGNTVYIASSGKGKKYHSNPNCSKMNGTISLTADEAKSRGYTPCSKCY, encoded by the coding sequence ATGGGATTTAGATTTAGAAAATCAAAAAACTTTGGGCCTTTTAGAATTAATGTTTCGAAATCTGGAATTGGTTGGAGTGTAGGAACAAAAGGACTACGTTATACAAAAAGAGCTGATGGAAAAAGACAAACTACTCTCAGCGTTCCTGGTACTGGAATTAGCTATGTTGATGTTCATGGTAATAACAAGAAAAAAAGTGAACCTTCATATCCAACTTCAAATAATAGCTACATACCAAATAACAACAATAATAAGCCACCATTCTATAAGCAAAAATGGTTTATGTGGCTTATGCTATTATTCATACCCCCAGTAGGAATTGTATTAATGTGGCTTTATAGCGAATATAAAAAGGTTCCTAAAGTTGTATTATCACTATTTTTCGGAATAGTTGCAATTGCAGCGTATACTGGCCAATCAACAACACATCCTGTAACTACATCAAATAATGATACTGTTGTTACACAAGAACAAACCTTATCTCAAAATAACAAAGAAAATGATCCTATTGATGAATCTATAATATCTGAAGAACCAAAACTTACCGGCTGGCAAAATATAAATAACATAACTTATTACTATGATAATGATGGAAATCCAAAAGCTGGGTGGATTGAAGATAATAACAAATATTATTACTGTGATAATAATGGCGTAATGAAAACAGGGTGGATTCAGGATAACAATGAATATTACTATTGTTCTTCTGATGGATCAATGCAAAAAGGTTGGGTTCAAGATAATGGCAATTGGTATTACCTAAATGATAATGGAACTATGGCCAAAAATATAACTAAAGATGGCTATACCATCAATTCATCTGGAATTGCTACAAAGGAAGTTGTACAAGCTAGTCAAAATAATACACAATCAAATTCAAATACTACTTATAATAATTCAAGTCAAGCTTCAAATTCTATTGGAAATACTGTTTATATTGCTAGTAGTGGTAAAGGTAAAAAATATCATAGTAATCCTAACTGCAGTAAAATGAATGGTACAATTTCATTAACAGCAGATGAAGCAAAATCAAGGGGATATACTCCGTGTTCTAAATGTTATTAA
- a CDS encoding helix-turn-helix domain-containing protein, whose product MIKSLKFKERLVNLRKEKGLTQYDLAQLLGFSRGQIGNYEQGSREPDQETLLKIANFFNVSSDYLLGISDIKNHTDDSNITIALHSDTDYDDLPEEARKEINNFIEFVKQKYKK is encoded by the coding sequence ATGATAAAATCTTTAAAATTCAAAGAAAGATTAGTAAATCTAAGAAAAGAAAAGGGTCTTACGCAATATGATTTAGCACAACTACTTGGTTTCTCACGTGGTCAAATAGGCAACTATGAACAAGGTTCCAGAGAACCCGATCAAGAAACCTTATTAAAAATAGCAAATTTTTTTAATGTGTCTTCAGATTATTTATTGGGTATCTCAGATATAAAAAATCATACTGATGATTCCAATATAACTATTGCTCTTCATAGCGATACTGATTATGATGACCTTCCTGAAGAAGCTAGAAAAGAAATTAATAACTTTATTGAATTTGTTAAACAAAAATATAAAAAATAA
- a CDS encoding helix-turn-helix transcriptional regulator produces the protein MRNKLIALRGDRKRKEIANTLSITPQMLGAIERGNRNPSLELAISLAKLYNITLDDLIFLLNIDT, from the coding sequence TTGAGAAATAAATTAATAGCATTAAGAGGAGATAGAAAAAGAAAAGAAATTGCCAATACTTTATCAATAACACCTCAGATGTTAGGTGCTATTGAGAGGGGAAATAGGAATCCATCTCTAGAACTAGCTATTAGTCTAGCTAAGCTTTACAATATTACGTTAGATGATCTTATTTTTTTACTAAATATAGACACATAA
- a CDS encoding helix-turn-helix domain-containing protein yields MSEQKNIYQIVRESSGLTQEKASELIDISVDALRSYEYDRRVPSDKVVIKMIEIYDAQFLAYQHLKTKSKLGDRLLPNLKIKNFSEAVLTLDTEISDYDGFCKKLFKIASDNKVNDDEVEEFEKIMKELDEVVEAIMTLKFSKK; encoded by the coding sequence ATGAGTGAACAGAAAAATATATATCAGATAGTACGAGAAAGTTCAGGACTTACTCAAGAAAAGGCATCAGAACTGATTGACATATCAGTTGATGCTTTAAGATCTTATGAATATGACAGAAGAGTTCCATCAGACAAAGTAGTGATAAAGATGATAGAAATTTATGATGCTCAATTTTTAGCTTATCAACATCTTAAAACTAAATCTAAATTAGGTGATAGATTATTACCTAATTTGAAGATTAAAAACTTTTCAGAAGCTGTATTAACATTAGATACAGAAATATCAGACTATGATGGGTTTTGTAAAAAATTATTTAAAATCGCATCTGATAATAAAGTTAATGATGATGAGGTTGAAGAATTTGAAAAGATCATGAAAGAACTTGATGAAGTTGTTGAAGCAATAATGACTTTGAAATTTTCTAAGAAATAG
- a CDS encoding transcriptional regulator, producing MATKKTYLKVEDIMKLTGVSQSKAYKIIQLLNKELKDKGYITIAGQVPTKFFSEKYYY from the coding sequence ATGGCAACAAAAAAGACGTACTTAAAGGTTGAGGATATTATGAAACTCACAGGGGTAAGCCAATCAAAAGCTTATAAAATAATTCAATTGCTCAATAAGGAACTTAAAGATAAAGGTTACATAACAATAGCCGGTCAGGTGCCAACAAAGTTCTTTAGTGAAAAATATTATTACTAG
- a CDS encoding ParA family protein, giving the protein MKIISFLNIKGGVAKTTSCVNVAAQLGREGKKVLIIDMDPQSNATKYLHMYNPNLKGTYEILNGEDVAVQGTVFDNVWLIPANISLIMSESEIISDMKRARETRIKKWLQSKNTNTFDYVLIDCPPSLGMLSINALVASDYVIVPLKIDKFSLDGFEYLMSSIQEVKEEFNSNLNVLGILITMDKATRINKEIKGELKEELGDLMFKQTIRDNVDVIKSTFESKPVIYMNKNANASKDYIKFVEEMQCRLI; this is encoded by the coding sequence ATGAAAATAATAAGTTTTTTAAATATAAAAGGTGGAGTTGCTAAGACAACTAGCTGTGTTAATGTTGCTGCACAATTAGGGAGAGAAGGTAAAAAAGTATTAATTATAGATATGGACCCGCAGAGTAATGCAACAAAGTATCTCCACATGTATAATCCTAATTTAAAAGGAACATATGAAATTCTTAATGGTGAAGATGTTGCTGTACAAGGAACTGTGTTTGATAATGTATGGCTTATACCTGCCAATATCAGTTTGATAATGAGTGAATCTGAAATAATTTCAGATATGAAAAGAGCAAGGGAAACACGCATAAAGAAATGGCTTCAAAGTAAAAATACTAACACTTTTGATTATGTTTTAATAGACTGCCCACCAAGTTTGGGAATGTTATCTATAAATGCATTAGTTGCAAGTGATTACGTTATTGTGCCACTTAAAATAGACAAGTTTTCCTTAGATGGATTTGAGTATCTTATGAGCAGCATACAAGAAGTTAAGGAAGAATTCAATTCAAATCTGAATGTTTTAGGGATTTTAATAACAATGGATAAAGCTACAAGGATTAATAAAGAAATCAAAGGAGAGCTTAAAGAAGAGCTGGGAGACTTAATGTTTAAACAGACAATTAGAGATAACGTAGATGTTATTAAAAGCACATTTGAATCTAAGCCAGTTATTTACATGAATAAAAATGCTAATGCATCTAAGGACTATATAAAATTTGTGGAGGAAATGCAATGTCGTCTTATTTAA
- a CDS encoding ParB/RepB/Spo0J family partition protein: MSSYLKGIANRVNNINNTNDEFLQELDIDLLVPSENNFYGIREIEELADSIKEFGLMHNLVVRKKDNETYEIISGERRYRALKSLEYKKIPCQVRKITDLDAEIMLIQANVEQRELLPSEKMEGIKRLKDIYKQKKANGEELPKGKIRDLIGQDMKLSGTQVGRYQKIDKGLIKPLKEKLDKEELTITQAHTLSSLSVEEQNIIHDEIKDLDHKESKEEIETLINGIKQPVINKNDKKLLKEMYPENKETDKNETIGSEDKLLDDIKKALDKFALNPKFIISNDYIKGTFYTSEVKIIDSKLSIKLSGICRVGFMNIIPKIFEQVDEIEIEDGKKIMPKHGYKITDDVYISFNNKI, translated from the coding sequence ATGTCGTCTTATTTAAAGGGTATAGCAAACAGAGTTAATAATATCAATAACACAAATGATGAATTTTTACAGGAGCTAGATATTGATCTTCTAGTTCCTTCTGAAAATAACTTTTATGGAATAAGAGAAATAGAAGAACTTGCAGACTCTATTAAAGAATTTGGACTTATGCATAACTTAGTTGTTAGAAAAAAAGATAATGAAACTTATGAAATTATTTCAGGGGAAAGAAGATATAGGGCACTTAAAAGTCTAGAATATAAAAAAATACCTTGTCAAGTTAGAAAAATTACTGATTTGGATGCAGAAATAATGCTCATACAGGCAAATGTTGAACAAAGAGAATTATTACCTAGTGAAAAGATGGAAGGTATTAAAAGGCTTAAAGATATTTATAAGCAAAAGAAAGCTAATGGTGAAGAATTACCAAAGGGTAAGATTAGGGACTTAATAGGACAGGATATGAAGCTTTCAGGAACACAAGTTGGAAGATATCAAAAGATAGATAAGGGCTTAATCAAACCTCTTAAAGAAAAGCTTGATAAAGAAGAATTGACAATTACTCAAGCTCATACATTAAGTAGTTTATCAGTTGAAGAACAAAATATTATTCATGATGAAATTAAAGACCTAGATCATAAAGAATCTAAAGAAGAAATAGAAACATTAATCAATGGAATTAAGCAGCCAGTTATAAATAAAAATGATAAAAAGCTGCTTAAAGAAATGTATCCTGAAAATAAAGAAACAGATAAAAATGAAACTATAGGAAGTGAAGATAAGTTATTAGATGATATAAAGAAAGCATTAGATAAATTTGCTTTAAATCCTAAATTTATTATATCTAATGATTATATTAAAGGTACTTTTTATACATCAGAAGTTAAGATAATAGATTCGAAATTATCCATTAAATTATCTGGTATCTGTAGAGTCGGTTTTATGAATATTATTCCTAAAATTTTTGAACAAGTAGATGAAATTGAGATTGAAGATGGCAAGAAAATAATGCCAAAACATGGATATAAGATTACAGATGATGTTTATATTTCGTTTAATAATAAAATTTAA
- a CDS encoding helix-turn-helix domain-containing protein → MEKKANQERMFQGVWIPKEIWLNEKLTLQEKVLLVEIKSLDNANGCFAKNKHFMEFLGVGERRIQLIIKNLIANGYITSSFKYKEGTKEIEQRILRVNNEKFFGINQWDNTSNEVVKENTPPSEQNCTTPGEQNFVPPGEEKFAVSNTSIINTCINNTKLNNTILNNTLDTISKDIVSSTKMQQIVIDEWNSLGLQKVVAINHGTNRYKLFNARVKQYGQDNILKAIANIAKSQFLKGQNKRGWVITFDWFIAPNNFLKVLEGNYNQENVVRDNVANVKNYNNSVKNQSSNMNKKNAIGFNNFEPRQYDYDSLEKQLLGWED, encoded by the coding sequence ATGGAAAAGAAGGCGAACCAGGAAAGAATGTTTCAAGGTGTTTGGATTCCTAAGGAAATTTGGCTGAATGAAAAATTGACTCTGCAAGAAAAGGTTCTGCTAGTGGAAATTAAAAGTTTGGATAATGCAAATGGATGTTTTGCGAAGAATAAGCACTTTATGGAATTTTTAGGTGTTGGAGAAAGAAGAATTCAGCTTATAATTAAGAATTTAATAGCAAATGGATACATTACATCTAGCTTTAAATATAAAGAAGGTACAAAGGAAATAGAGCAGAGAATTTTAAGAGTCAATAATGAAAAATTCTTTGGAATAAACCAATGGGATAATACATCTAATGAGGTAGTGAAAGAAAATACACCACCTAGCGAACAAAATTGCACCACCCCTGGTGAACAAAACTTCGTACCCCCTGGTGAAGAAAAGTTCGCAGTAAGTAATACAAGTATTATTAATACTTGTATTAATAATACTAAACTTAACAATACAATACTTAATAATACACTAGATACTATATCTAAAGATATAGTTAGTAGCACTAAAATGCAACAAATAGTAATAGATGAATGGAACTCTTTGGGATTACAAAAAGTTGTAGCAATAAATCATGGAACGAATAGATACAAGCTATTTAATGCAAGAGTTAAACAATATGGTCAAGATAATATATTAAAAGCCATAGCAAACATTGCAAAGAGCCAATTCCTAAAAGGTCAAAATAAGCGAGGTTGGGTGATAACTTTTGATTGGTTTATAGCACCTAATAATTTCTTAAAAGTGCTAGAAGGAAATTACAATCAAGAAAATGTTGTCAGAGATAATGTTGCTAACGTGAAGAATTATAATAACTCAGTTAAAAATCAAAGTTCAAATATGAATAAGAAAAATGCAATTGGATTTAATAACTTTGAGCCAAGGCAATATGATTATGACTCTTTAGAAAAACAGTTGTTGGGGTGGGAAGATTAG
- a CDS encoding aspartyl-phosphate phosphatase Spo0E family protein — translation MGLEDMREKLYRYISVFGIADERTIEVSQELDLLIYENVIADK, via the coding sequence GTGGGATTAGAAGATATGAGAGAAAAGTTATATAGATACATATCAGTGTTTGGAATTGCTGATGAAAGGACAATTGAAGTAAGTCAGGAGTTAGATTTATTGATTTATGAGAATGTAATAGCAGATAAGTAA